A genomic region of Fundulus heteroclitus isolate FHET01 chromosome 24, MU-UCD_Fhet_4.1, whole genome shotgun sequence contains the following coding sequences:
- the bin1b gene encoding myc box-dependent-interacting protein 1b isoform X6, with protein sequence MAELGKGVTAGKLALNVQKRLSRAQEKVLQKLGKADETRDTAFEELVASFNKQMTEGTKLQRDLKAYLAAVKAMHDASRRLQDCLADMYEPDWFGKEEMDALVEEMIEKEMDNNLEDTDTLWLDYHQTLTDKALLCMDTYLAQFPEIKSRIAKRERKLVDFDSARHHFSSLQKGKKKDEAKIAKPAALLEMAAPSWAQGLISAHQVAQTNLSYNQAEEDLGRAQKIFEELNVELQDELPTLWDSRVGVYVGTFQSLAGHQEKFHKEMSKLSQNLNDIMTKLEEQRQLKKDATAATKKVDDAKSEEANHSESTSPAPKKLGPPPSRPPPRLTPSPDPKQQSLGMLEEEASAADTNTDASSTTQQSSVTNGSDADLPPGFLYKVKAVHEYTATDNDELELKVGDAVLVLAFDNPDEQDDGWLLGVKESHWSQKKDISAKGVFPENFTQKV encoded by the exons ATGGCCGAGCTCGGGAAAGGGGTCACCGCCGGGAAACTGGCTCTGAACGTCCAGAAGAGGCTGAGCAGAGCGCAGGAGAAG GTCCTCCAGAAACTCGGTAAAGCCGATGAGACGCGGGACACGGCCTTCGAGGAGCTGGTGGCCAGCTTCAACAAGCAGATG ACTGAAGGCACCAAGCTGCAGCGGGACCTGAAGGCCTACCTGGCGGCGGTCAAAG CGATGCACGACGCGTCGCGGCGGCTCCAGGACTGCCTGGCTGACATGTACGAGCCCGACTGGTTTGGAAAGGAGGAGATGGACGCCCTGGTGGAG GAGATGATAGAGAAGGAGATGGACAATAAcctggag gACACAGACACGCTGTGGCTGGATTACCATCAGACCCTGACAGACAAGGCGCTGCTGTGCATGGACACTTACCTGGCTCAGTTCCCAGAAATCAAG TCTCGCATCGCCAAGCGAGAGAGGAAGCTGGTGGACTTTGACAGCGCCCGCCATCACTTCTCCTCCCTGCAGAAGGGAAAGAAGAAGGACGAGGCCAAGATCGCTAAG CCAGCAGCCCTGTTGGAGATGGCCGCTCCCAGCTGGGCTCAGGGTTTGATTTCGGCCCACCAGGTGGCTCAGACTAACCTCTCCTACAACCAG GCGGAGGAGGATCTGGGCCGGGCTCAGAAGATCTTTGAGGAGCTGAAtgtggagctgcaggacgagCTCCCAACTCTGTGGGACAG TCGTGTTGGCGTCTATGTTGGCACATTCCAGAGCCTGGCCGGCCATCAGGAGAAGTTCCACAAGGAGATGAGCAAA CTCAGCCAGAACCTGAACGACATCATGACCAAactggaggagcagcggcagcTCAA AAAAGATGCCACTGCAGCGACAAAGAAAGTAGACGATGCAAAGAG TGAGGAAGCCAACCACAGCGAATCCACCAGCCCAGCACCAAAG AAGCTCGGACCCCCTCCCAGCCGGCCTCCCCCCAGGCTTACGCCGTCTCCAGACCCCAAACAGCAAAGCCTCGGCATGTTGGAGGAAGAGGCTTCGGCAGCAGATACTAACACGGACGCCAGCAGCACAACACAACAG AGCTCTGTGACCAACGGCTCCGACGCTGATCTCCCTCCAGGGTTTCTCTACAAG GTAAAAGCCGTACACGAGTACACCGCCACTGACAACGACGAGCTGGAGCTGAAGGTCGGCGACGCCGTGCTGGTTTTGGCTTTTGACAACCCAGATGAACAG GACGATGGCTGGCTCCTCGGCGTCAAAGAGTCTCACTGGTCACAGAAGAAAGATATTTCAGCCAAAGGTGTTTTCCCTGAGAACTTTACCCAGAAGGTTTGA
- the bin1b gene encoding myc box-dependent-interacting protein 1b isoform X9, with protein sequence MAELGKGVTAGKLALNVQKRLSRAQEKVLQKLGKADETRDTAFEELVASFNKQMTEGTKLQRDLKAYLAAVKAMHDASRRLQDCLADMYEPDWFGKEEMDALVEEMIEKEMDNNLEDTDTLWLDYHQTLTDKALLCMDTYLAQFPEIKSRIAKRERKLVDFDSARHHFSSLQKGKKKDEAKIAKAEEDLGRAQKIFEELNVELQDELPTLWDSRVGVYVGTFQSLAGHQEKFHKEMSKLSQNLNDIMTKLEEQRQLKKDATAATKKVDDAKSEEANHSESTSPAPKSSVTNGSDADLPPGFLYKVKAVHEYTATDNDELELKVGDAVLVLAFDNPDEQDDGWLLGVKESHWSQKKDISAKGVFPENFTQKV encoded by the exons ATGGCCGAGCTCGGGAAAGGGGTCACCGCCGGGAAACTGGCTCTGAACGTCCAGAAGAGGCTGAGCAGAGCGCAGGAGAAG GTCCTCCAGAAACTCGGTAAAGCCGATGAGACGCGGGACACGGCCTTCGAGGAGCTGGTGGCCAGCTTCAACAAGCAGATG ACTGAAGGCACCAAGCTGCAGCGGGACCTGAAGGCCTACCTGGCGGCGGTCAAAG CGATGCACGACGCGTCGCGGCGGCTCCAGGACTGCCTGGCTGACATGTACGAGCCCGACTGGTTTGGAAAGGAGGAGATGGACGCCCTGGTGGAG GAGATGATAGAGAAGGAGATGGACAATAAcctggag gACACAGACACGCTGTGGCTGGATTACCATCAGACCCTGACAGACAAGGCGCTGCTGTGCATGGACACTTACCTGGCTCAGTTCCCAGAAATCAAG TCTCGCATCGCCAAGCGAGAGAGGAAGCTGGTGGACTTTGACAGCGCCCGCCATCACTTCTCCTCCCTGCAGAAGGGAAAGAAGAAGGACGAGGCCAAGATCGCTAAG GCGGAGGAGGATCTGGGCCGGGCTCAGAAGATCTTTGAGGAGCTGAAtgtggagctgcaggacgagCTCCCAACTCTGTGGGACAG TCGTGTTGGCGTCTATGTTGGCACATTCCAGAGCCTGGCCGGCCATCAGGAGAAGTTCCACAAGGAGATGAGCAAA CTCAGCCAGAACCTGAACGACATCATGACCAAactggaggagcagcggcagcTCAA AAAAGATGCCACTGCAGCGACAAAGAAAGTAGACGATGCAAAGAG TGAGGAAGCCAACCACAGCGAATCCACCAGCCCAGCACCAAAG AGCTCTGTGACCAACGGCTCCGACGCTGATCTCCCTCCAGGGTTTCTCTACAAG GTAAAAGCCGTACACGAGTACACCGCCACTGACAACGACGAGCTGGAGCTGAAGGTCGGCGACGCCGTGCTGGTTTTGGCTTTTGACAACCCAGATGAACAG GACGATGGCTGGCTCCTCGGCGTCAAAGAGTCTCACTGGTCACAGAAGAAAGATATTTCAGCCAAAGGTGTTTTCCCTGAGAACTTTACCCAGAAGGTTTGA
- the bin1b gene encoding myc box-dependent-interacting protein 1b isoform X4, with amino-acid sequence MAELGKGVTAGKLALNVQKRLSRAQEKVLQKLGKADETRDTAFEELVASFNKQMTEGTKLQRDLKAYLAAVKAMHDASRRLQDCLADMYEPDWFGKEEMDALVEEMIEKEMDNNLEDTDTLWLDYHQTLTDKALLCMDTYLAQFPEIKSRIAKRERKLVDFDSARHHFSSLQKGKKKDEAKIAKAEEDLGRAQKIFEELNVELQDELPTLWDSRVGVYVGTFQSLAGHQEKFHKEMSKLSQNLNDIMTKLEEQRQLKKDATAATKKVDDAKSEEANHSESTSPAPKKLGPPPSRPPPRLTPSPDPKQQSLGMLEEEASAADTNTDASSTTQQQEPTGTERASQRDDDDDDDDDDRPRDEVQSGWDYSDSISQSCAQPGWEGPEAAEGQEERGYAAQPYSEPDWDDDDGVRVGQGDWGQEEESSVTNGSDADLPPGFLYKVKAVHEYTATDNDELELKVGDAVLVLAFDNPDEQDDGWLLGVKESHWSQKKDISAKGVFPENFTQKV; translated from the exons ATGGCCGAGCTCGGGAAAGGGGTCACCGCCGGGAAACTGGCTCTGAACGTCCAGAAGAGGCTGAGCAGAGCGCAGGAGAAG GTCCTCCAGAAACTCGGTAAAGCCGATGAGACGCGGGACACGGCCTTCGAGGAGCTGGTGGCCAGCTTCAACAAGCAGATG ACTGAAGGCACCAAGCTGCAGCGGGACCTGAAGGCCTACCTGGCGGCGGTCAAAG CGATGCACGACGCGTCGCGGCGGCTCCAGGACTGCCTGGCTGACATGTACGAGCCCGACTGGTTTGGAAAGGAGGAGATGGACGCCCTGGTGGAG GAGATGATAGAGAAGGAGATGGACAATAAcctggag gACACAGACACGCTGTGGCTGGATTACCATCAGACCCTGACAGACAAGGCGCTGCTGTGCATGGACACTTACCTGGCTCAGTTCCCAGAAATCAAG TCTCGCATCGCCAAGCGAGAGAGGAAGCTGGTGGACTTTGACAGCGCCCGCCATCACTTCTCCTCCCTGCAGAAGGGAAAGAAGAAGGACGAGGCCAAGATCGCTAAG GCGGAGGAGGATCTGGGCCGGGCTCAGAAGATCTTTGAGGAGCTGAAtgtggagctgcaggacgagCTCCCAACTCTGTGGGACAG TCGTGTTGGCGTCTATGTTGGCACATTCCAGAGCCTGGCCGGCCATCAGGAGAAGTTCCACAAGGAGATGAGCAAA CTCAGCCAGAACCTGAACGACATCATGACCAAactggaggagcagcggcagcTCAA AAAAGATGCCACTGCAGCGACAAAGAAAGTAGACGATGCAAAGAG TGAGGAAGCCAACCACAGCGAATCCACCAGCCCAGCACCAAAG AAGCTCGGACCCCCTCCCAGCCGGCCTCCCCCCAGGCTTACGCCGTCTCCAGACCCCAAACAGCAAAGCCTCGGCATGTTGGAGGAAGAGGCTTCGGCAGCAGATACTAACACGGACGCCAGCAGCACAACACAACAG CAAGAGCCGACCGGCACAGAGCGGGCATCCCAGcgggatgatgatgatgatgatgatgatgatgaccggCCCCGGGACGAGGTCCAAAGCGGCTGGGATTACAGCGACAGCATCTCTCAGAGCTGCGCTCAGCCCGGCTGGGAGGGTCCGGAGGCGGCTGAGGGTCAGGAAGAGCGGGGCTACGCGGCTCAGCCGTACAGCGAGCCTGACTGGGACGATGACGATGGTGTCCGTGTGGGTCAGGGTGACTGGGGCCAAGAGGAGGAG AGCTCTGTGACCAACGGCTCCGACGCTGATCTCCCTCCAGGGTTTCTCTACAAG GTAAAAGCCGTACACGAGTACACCGCCACTGACAACGACGAGCTGGAGCTGAAGGTCGGCGACGCCGTGCTGGTTTTGGCTTTTGACAACCCAGATGAACAG GACGATGGCTGGCTCCTCGGCGTCAAAGAGTCTCACTGGTCACAGAAGAAAGATATTTCAGCCAAAGGTGTTTTCCCTGAGAACTTTACCCAGAAGGTTTGA
- the bin1b gene encoding myc box-dependent-interacting protein 1b isoform X1: MAELGKGVTAGKLALNVQKRLSRAQEKVLQKLGKADETRDTAFEELVASFNKQMTEGTKLQRDLKAYLAAVKAMHDASRRLQDCLADMYEPDWFGKEEMDALVEEMIEKEMDNNLEDTDTLWLDYHQTLTDKALLCMDTYLAQFPEIKSRIAKRERKLVDFDSARHHFSSLQKGKKKDEAKIAKPAALLEMAAPSWAQGLISAHQVAQTNLSYNQAEEDLGRAQKIFEELNVELQDELPTLWDSRVGVYVGTFQSLAGHQEKFHKEMSKLSQNLNDIMTKLEEQRQLKKDATAATKKVDDAKSEEANHSESTSPAPKKLGPPPSRPPPRLTPSPDPKQQSLGMLEEEASAADTNTDASSTTQQQEPTGTERASQRDDDDDDDDDDRPRDEVQSGWDYSDSISQSCAQPGWEGPEAAEGQEERGYAAQPYSEPDWDDDDGVRVGQGDWGQEEESSVTNGSDADLPPGFLYKVKAVHEYTATDNDELELKVGDAVLVLAFDNPDEQDDGWLLGVKESHWSQKKDISAKGVFPENFTQKV; this comes from the exons ATGGCCGAGCTCGGGAAAGGGGTCACCGCCGGGAAACTGGCTCTGAACGTCCAGAAGAGGCTGAGCAGAGCGCAGGAGAAG GTCCTCCAGAAACTCGGTAAAGCCGATGAGACGCGGGACACGGCCTTCGAGGAGCTGGTGGCCAGCTTCAACAAGCAGATG ACTGAAGGCACCAAGCTGCAGCGGGACCTGAAGGCCTACCTGGCGGCGGTCAAAG CGATGCACGACGCGTCGCGGCGGCTCCAGGACTGCCTGGCTGACATGTACGAGCCCGACTGGTTTGGAAAGGAGGAGATGGACGCCCTGGTGGAG GAGATGATAGAGAAGGAGATGGACAATAAcctggag gACACAGACACGCTGTGGCTGGATTACCATCAGACCCTGACAGACAAGGCGCTGCTGTGCATGGACACTTACCTGGCTCAGTTCCCAGAAATCAAG TCTCGCATCGCCAAGCGAGAGAGGAAGCTGGTGGACTTTGACAGCGCCCGCCATCACTTCTCCTCCCTGCAGAAGGGAAAGAAGAAGGACGAGGCCAAGATCGCTAAG CCAGCAGCCCTGTTGGAGATGGCCGCTCCCAGCTGGGCTCAGGGTTTGATTTCGGCCCACCAGGTGGCTCAGACTAACCTCTCCTACAACCAG GCGGAGGAGGATCTGGGCCGGGCTCAGAAGATCTTTGAGGAGCTGAAtgtggagctgcaggacgagCTCCCAACTCTGTGGGACAG TCGTGTTGGCGTCTATGTTGGCACATTCCAGAGCCTGGCCGGCCATCAGGAGAAGTTCCACAAGGAGATGAGCAAA CTCAGCCAGAACCTGAACGACATCATGACCAAactggaggagcagcggcagcTCAA AAAAGATGCCACTGCAGCGACAAAGAAAGTAGACGATGCAAAGAG TGAGGAAGCCAACCACAGCGAATCCACCAGCCCAGCACCAAAG AAGCTCGGACCCCCTCCCAGCCGGCCTCCCCCCAGGCTTACGCCGTCTCCAGACCCCAAACAGCAAAGCCTCGGCATGTTGGAGGAAGAGGCTTCGGCAGCAGATACTAACACGGACGCCAGCAGCACAACACAACAG CAAGAGCCGACCGGCACAGAGCGGGCATCCCAGcgggatgatgatgatgatgatgatgatgatgaccggCCCCGGGACGAGGTCCAAAGCGGCTGGGATTACAGCGACAGCATCTCTCAGAGCTGCGCTCAGCCCGGCTGGGAGGGTCCGGAGGCGGCTGAGGGTCAGGAAGAGCGGGGCTACGCGGCTCAGCCGTACAGCGAGCCTGACTGGGACGATGACGATGGTGTCCGTGTGGGTCAGGGTGACTGGGGCCAAGAGGAGGAG AGCTCTGTGACCAACGGCTCCGACGCTGATCTCCCTCCAGGGTTTCTCTACAAG GTAAAAGCCGTACACGAGTACACCGCCACTGACAACGACGAGCTGGAGCTGAAGGTCGGCGACGCCGTGCTGGTTTTGGCTTTTGACAACCCAGATGAACAG GACGATGGCTGGCTCCTCGGCGTCAAAGAGTCTCACTGGTCACAGAAGAAAGATATTTCAGCCAAAGGTGTTTTCCCTGAGAACTTTACCCAGAAGGTTTGA
- the bin1b gene encoding myc box-dependent-interacting protein 1b isoform X2: MAELGKGVTAGKLALNVQKRLSRAQEKVLQKLGKADETRDTAFEELVASFNKQMTEGTKLQRDLKAYLAAVKAMHDASRRLQDCLADMYEPDWFGKEEMDALVEDTDTLWLDYHQTLTDKALLCMDTYLAQFPEIKSRIAKRERKLVDFDSARHHFSSLQKGKKKDEAKIAKPAALLEMAAPSWAQGLISAHQVAQTNLSYNQAEEDLGRAQKIFEELNVELQDELPTLWDSRVGVYVGTFQSLAGHQEKFHKEMSKLSQNLNDIMTKLEEQRQLKKDATAATKKVDDAKSEEANHSESTSPAPKKLGPPPSRPPPRLTPSPDPKQQSLGMLEEEASAADTNTDASSTTQQQEPTGTERASQRDDDDDDDDDDRPRDEVQSGWDYSDSISQSCAQPGWEGPEAAEGQEERGYAAQPYSEPDWDDDDGVRVGQGDWGQEEESSVTNGSDADLPPGFLYKVKAVHEYTATDNDELELKVGDAVLVLAFDNPDEQDDGWLLGVKESHWSQKKDISAKGVFPENFTQKV; this comes from the exons ATGGCCGAGCTCGGGAAAGGGGTCACCGCCGGGAAACTGGCTCTGAACGTCCAGAAGAGGCTGAGCAGAGCGCAGGAGAAG GTCCTCCAGAAACTCGGTAAAGCCGATGAGACGCGGGACACGGCCTTCGAGGAGCTGGTGGCCAGCTTCAACAAGCAGATG ACTGAAGGCACCAAGCTGCAGCGGGACCTGAAGGCCTACCTGGCGGCGGTCAAAG CGATGCACGACGCGTCGCGGCGGCTCCAGGACTGCCTGGCTGACATGTACGAGCCCGACTGGTTTGGAAAGGAGGAGATGGACGCCCTGGTGGAG gACACAGACACGCTGTGGCTGGATTACCATCAGACCCTGACAGACAAGGCGCTGCTGTGCATGGACACTTACCTGGCTCAGTTCCCAGAAATCAAG TCTCGCATCGCCAAGCGAGAGAGGAAGCTGGTGGACTTTGACAGCGCCCGCCATCACTTCTCCTCCCTGCAGAAGGGAAAGAAGAAGGACGAGGCCAAGATCGCTAAG CCAGCAGCCCTGTTGGAGATGGCCGCTCCCAGCTGGGCTCAGGGTTTGATTTCGGCCCACCAGGTGGCTCAGACTAACCTCTCCTACAACCAG GCGGAGGAGGATCTGGGCCGGGCTCAGAAGATCTTTGAGGAGCTGAAtgtggagctgcaggacgagCTCCCAACTCTGTGGGACAG TCGTGTTGGCGTCTATGTTGGCACATTCCAGAGCCTGGCCGGCCATCAGGAGAAGTTCCACAAGGAGATGAGCAAA CTCAGCCAGAACCTGAACGACATCATGACCAAactggaggagcagcggcagcTCAA AAAAGATGCCACTGCAGCGACAAAGAAAGTAGACGATGCAAAGAG TGAGGAAGCCAACCACAGCGAATCCACCAGCCCAGCACCAAAG AAGCTCGGACCCCCTCCCAGCCGGCCTCCCCCCAGGCTTACGCCGTCTCCAGACCCCAAACAGCAAAGCCTCGGCATGTTGGAGGAAGAGGCTTCGGCAGCAGATACTAACACGGACGCCAGCAGCACAACACAACAG CAAGAGCCGACCGGCACAGAGCGGGCATCCCAGcgggatgatgatgatgatgatgatgatgatgaccggCCCCGGGACGAGGTCCAAAGCGGCTGGGATTACAGCGACAGCATCTCTCAGAGCTGCGCTCAGCCCGGCTGGGAGGGTCCGGAGGCGGCTGAGGGTCAGGAAGAGCGGGGCTACGCGGCTCAGCCGTACAGCGAGCCTGACTGGGACGATGACGATGGTGTCCGTGTGGGTCAGGGTGACTGGGGCCAAGAGGAGGAG AGCTCTGTGACCAACGGCTCCGACGCTGATCTCCCTCCAGGGTTTCTCTACAAG GTAAAAGCCGTACACGAGTACACCGCCACTGACAACGACGAGCTGGAGCTGAAGGTCGGCGACGCCGTGCTGGTTTTGGCTTTTGACAACCCAGATGAACAG GACGATGGCTGGCTCCTCGGCGTCAAAGAGTCTCACTGGTCACAGAAGAAAGATATTTCAGCCAAAGGTGTTTTCCCTGAGAACTTTACCCAGAAGGTTTGA
- the bin1b gene encoding myc box-dependent-interacting protein 1b isoform X7 encodes MAELGKGVTAGKLALNVQKRLSRAQEKVLQKLGKADETRDTAFEELVASFNKQMTEGTKLQRDLKAYLAAVKAMHDASRRLQDCLADMYEPDWFGKEEMDALVEEMIEKEMDNNLEDTDTLWLDYHQTLTDKALLCMDTYLAQFPEIKSRIAKRERKLVDFDSARHHFSSLQKGKKKDEAKIAKPAALLEMAAPSWAQGLISAHQVAQTNLSYNQAEEDLGRAQKIFEELNVELQDELPTLWDSRVGVYVGTFQSLAGHQEKFHKEMSKLSQNLNDIMTKLEEQRQLKKDATAATKKVDDAKSEEANHSESTSPAPKSSVTNGSDADLPPGFLYKVKAVHEYTATDNDELELKVGDAVLVLAFDNPDEQDDGWLLGVKESHWSQKKDISAKGVFPENFTQKV; translated from the exons ATGGCCGAGCTCGGGAAAGGGGTCACCGCCGGGAAACTGGCTCTGAACGTCCAGAAGAGGCTGAGCAGAGCGCAGGAGAAG GTCCTCCAGAAACTCGGTAAAGCCGATGAGACGCGGGACACGGCCTTCGAGGAGCTGGTGGCCAGCTTCAACAAGCAGATG ACTGAAGGCACCAAGCTGCAGCGGGACCTGAAGGCCTACCTGGCGGCGGTCAAAG CGATGCACGACGCGTCGCGGCGGCTCCAGGACTGCCTGGCTGACATGTACGAGCCCGACTGGTTTGGAAAGGAGGAGATGGACGCCCTGGTGGAG GAGATGATAGAGAAGGAGATGGACAATAAcctggag gACACAGACACGCTGTGGCTGGATTACCATCAGACCCTGACAGACAAGGCGCTGCTGTGCATGGACACTTACCTGGCTCAGTTCCCAGAAATCAAG TCTCGCATCGCCAAGCGAGAGAGGAAGCTGGTGGACTTTGACAGCGCCCGCCATCACTTCTCCTCCCTGCAGAAGGGAAAGAAGAAGGACGAGGCCAAGATCGCTAAG CCAGCAGCCCTGTTGGAGATGGCCGCTCCCAGCTGGGCTCAGGGTTTGATTTCGGCCCACCAGGTGGCTCAGACTAACCTCTCCTACAACCAG GCGGAGGAGGATCTGGGCCGGGCTCAGAAGATCTTTGAGGAGCTGAAtgtggagctgcaggacgagCTCCCAACTCTGTGGGACAG TCGTGTTGGCGTCTATGTTGGCACATTCCAGAGCCTGGCCGGCCATCAGGAGAAGTTCCACAAGGAGATGAGCAAA CTCAGCCAGAACCTGAACGACATCATGACCAAactggaggagcagcggcagcTCAA AAAAGATGCCACTGCAGCGACAAAGAAAGTAGACGATGCAAAGAG TGAGGAAGCCAACCACAGCGAATCCACCAGCCCAGCACCAAAG AGCTCTGTGACCAACGGCTCCGACGCTGATCTCCCTCCAGGGTTTCTCTACAAG GTAAAAGCCGTACACGAGTACACCGCCACTGACAACGACGAGCTGGAGCTGAAGGTCGGCGACGCCGTGCTGGTTTTGGCTTTTGACAACCCAGATGAACAG GACGATGGCTGGCTCCTCGGCGTCAAAGAGTCTCACTGGTCACAGAAGAAAGATATTTCAGCCAAAGGTGTTTTCCCTGAGAACTTTACCCAGAAGGTTTGA
- the bin1b gene encoding myc box-dependent-interacting protein 1b isoform X8 gives MAELGKGVTAGKLALNVQKRLSRAQEKVLQKLGKADETRDTAFEELVASFNKQMTEGTKLQRDLKAYLAAVKAMHDASRRLQDCLADMYEPDWFGKEEMDALVEEMIEKEMDNNLEDTDTLWLDYHQTLTDKALLCMDTYLAQFPEIKSRIAKRERKLVDFDSARHHFSSLQKGKKKDEAKIAKPAALLEMAAPSWAQGLISAHQVAQTNLSYNQAEEDLGRAQKIFEELNVELQDELPTLWDSRVGVYVGTFQSLAGHQEKFHKEMSKLSQNLNDIMTKLEEQRQLNEEANHSESTSPAPKSSVTNGSDADLPPGFLYKVKAVHEYTATDNDELELKVGDAVLVLAFDNPDEQDDGWLLGVKESHWSQKKDISAKGVFPENFTQKV, from the exons ATGGCCGAGCTCGGGAAAGGGGTCACCGCCGGGAAACTGGCTCTGAACGTCCAGAAGAGGCTGAGCAGAGCGCAGGAGAAG GTCCTCCAGAAACTCGGTAAAGCCGATGAGACGCGGGACACGGCCTTCGAGGAGCTGGTGGCCAGCTTCAACAAGCAGATG ACTGAAGGCACCAAGCTGCAGCGGGACCTGAAGGCCTACCTGGCGGCGGTCAAAG CGATGCACGACGCGTCGCGGCGGCTCCAGGACTGCCTGGCTGACATGTACGAGCCCGACTGGTTTGGAAAGGAGGAGATGGACGCCCTGGTGGAG GAGATGATAGAGAAGGAGATGGACAATAAcctggag gACACAGACACGCTGTGGCTGGATTACCATCAGACCCTGACAGACAAGGCGCTGCTGTGCATGGACACTTACCTGGCTCAGTTCCCAGAAATCAAG TCTCGCATCGCCAAGCGAGAGAGGAAGCTGGTGGACTTTGACAGCGCCCGCCATCACTTCTCCTCCCTGCAGAAGGGAAAGAAGAAGGACGAGGCCAAGATCGCTAAG CCAGCAGCCCTGTTGGAGATGGCCGCTCCCAGCTGGGCTCAGGGTTTGATTTCGGCCCACCAGGTGGCTCAGACTAACCTCTCCTACAACCAG GCGGAGGAGGATCTGGGCCGGGCTCAGAAGATCTTTGAGGAGCTGAAtgtggagctgcaggacgagCTCCCAACTCTGTGGGACAG TCGTGTTGGCGTCTATGTTGGCACATTCCAGAGCCTGGCCGGCCATCAGGAGAAGTTCCACAAGGAGATGAGCAAA CTCAGCCAGAACCTGAACGACATCATGACCAAactggaggagcagcggcagcTCAA TGAGGAAGCCAACCACAGCGAATCCACCAGCCCAGCACCAAAG AGCTCTGTGACCAACGGCTCCGACGCTGATCTCCCTCCAGGGTTTCTCTACAAG GTAAAAGCCGTACACGAGTACACCGCCACTGACAACGACGAGCTGGAGCTGAAGGTCGGCGACGCCGTGCTGGTTTTGGCTTTTGACAACCCAGATGAACAG GACGATGGCTGGCTCCTCGGCGTCAAAGAGTCTCACTGGTCACAGAAGAAAGATATTTCAGCCAAAGGTGTTTTCCCTGAGAACTTTACCCAGAAGGTTTGA